The following proteins come from a genomic window of Salvelinus namaycush isolate Seneca unplaced genomic scaffold, SaNama_1.0 Scaffold224, whole genome shotgun sequence:
- the LOC120038519 gene encoding perforin-1-like: MSSSSLLWCLLVVCVLTVVQIYAAEERKVLKVFNLRASDLNSGLFQTPDAYVKVFMGSGYGGKTEVKNNDHDPWWKEDFNFFNAHENNPVRLEVYDSDLLFDDLLGTCERSIKIGTWQHQCFLKKGGTLYYSYTLEPLQ, encoded by the exons atgtcctcctcctctcttctgtggTGCCTGCTGGTGGTGTGTGTTCTGACTGTGGTCCAGATCTATGCAGCAGAGGAACGTAAGGTCCTCAAGGTGTTCAACCTCAGAGCCAGCGACCTGAACAGCGGCTTGTTCCAGACCCCTGATGCCTACGTCAAG GTGTTTATGGGCTCTGGCTACGGCGGGAAGACAGAGGTAAAGAACAACGACCATGACCCCTGGTGGAAGGAGGACTTCAACTTCTTTAACGCCCATGAGAACAACCCTGTGAGGCTGGAGGTGTACGACAGTGACTTGCTCTTTGACGACCTGCTGGGGACCTGCGAGCGCTCCATCAAGATTGGAACTTGGCAGCATCAATGTTTTCTGAAGAAGGGCGGGACCCTGTACTACTCCTACACCCTAGAGCCTCTACAGTAG